One Halorussus sp. MSC15.2 genomic region harbors:
- a CDS encoding H/ACA ribonucleoprotein complex subunit GAR1 gives MEALGEVVRTAQGLAVVRCPDDDPPNVGTQAIDEQLNEVGRVVDVFGPVSRPYAAVSPDDGVTLAPLLGKKLYAR, from the coding sequence ATGGAGGCGCTCGGCGAAGTCGTCCGGACGGCGCAGGGTCTCGCCGTCGTCCGGTGTCCCGACGACGACCCCCCGAACGTCGGCACGCAGGCCATCGACGAGCAACTGAACGAGGTCGGTCGCGTGGTGGACGTCTTCGGCCCGGTCTCGCGGCCCTACGCCGCGGTCTCGCCCGACGACGGGGTCACGCTCGCGCCGCTCCTCGGGAAGAAACTCTACGCCCGATAG
- the srp19 gene encoding signal recognition particle subunit SRP19 has protein sequence MVEKVLWPAYFDAAKSRNEGRRVAAEMAVEEPTVDEIAQAVQQVGYDAIIERDKAYSRENWNERGRVLVQNADDSTKNDLIQAVAAYVAALRE, from the coding sequence ATGGTCGAGAAAGTGCTGTGGCCTGCGTACTTCGACGCGGCGAAGAGTCGCAACGAGGGACGCCGGGTGGCCGCCGAGATGGCCGTCGAGGAGCCGACGGTGGACGAAATCGCTCAGGCAGTCCAGCAGGTGGGCTACGACGCGATAATCGAACGCGACAAGGCCTACTCCCGCGAGAACTGGAACGAGCGGGGTCGCGTGCTGGTCCAGAACGCCGACGACTCGACGAAGAACGACCTGATTCAGGCGGTCGCGGCGTACGTCGCGGCGCTCCGAGAGTGA
- a CDS encoding PGF-CTERM-anchored ABC transporter substrate-binding protein yields MRQKVTSVFAVLLLLAAGVAPVGATAVTGTDADVGTDVRASAAQADCSFPVTETDATGTEVTVEQKPERVVTLSPSAAQTMWEIGGKEQVVGVSQYASYLEGAESRTNVSGAGQTQVNVEKVVSTEPDLVLAPNVISNETVQRLRDAGLTVFRFGFASSVEDIYAKTRLTGELTGNCEAANETVASMKDRIETVRQAVENSERPRVFVSVGGGYTAGAGTFIGNMVELAGGTNIAAEANISGYGQISEEVIVQQNPEWIVQIGQYGVYPKTDAYNGTAAVKNDQVITVTNENISQPAPRVVNAVVQMAKAFHPEAYAAANATTTVETTDTTQTTTEAPETTTEEGAMQADTTTATATDSSSGSIPGFGVSATLARSPVRPCSRVVPERAVPFAVFLRCLTAGERR; encoded by the coding sequence ATGAGACAGAAGGTCACGAGCGTGTTTGCGGTACTGTTGTTGCTCGCGGCGGGCGTCGCTCCGGTGGGTGCGACGGCCGTGACCGGGACCGACGCCGACGTCGGGACCGACGTCCGAGCGAGCGCGGCGCAGGCGGACTGTTCGTTCCCCGTCACGGAGACGGACGCGACGGGAACCGAAGTGACGGTCGAACAGAAACCGGAACGAGTCGTCACGCTCTCGCCGAGCGCGGCCCAGACGATGTGGGAAATCGGCGGGAAGGAACAGGTCGTCGGCGTCTCGCAGTACGCCTCGTATCTGGAGGGGGCCGAGTCCCGTACTAACGTCTCCGGCGCGGGACAGACGCAGGTCAACGTCGAGAAGGTCGTCTCGACGGAACCCGACCTCGTCCTCGCACCGAACGTCATCTCGAACGAGACGGTCCAGCGACTCCGCGACGCCGGACTGACCGTCTTCCGGTTCGGGTTCGCCAGTTCGGTCGAGGACATCTACGCCAAGACCCGACTGACGGGGGAACTCACCGGGAACTGCGAAGCCGCTAACGAGACGGTCGCGTCCATGAAAGACCGAATCGAGACCGTCCGGCAGGCGGTCGAGAACTCCGAGCGACCGCGCGTGTTCGTCTCCGTGGGCGGTGGCTACACCGCCGGAGCGGGCACCTTCATCGGCAACATGGTCGAACTCGCCGGTGGGACCAACATCGCGGCCGAAGCGAACATCTCGGGCTACGGCCAGATAAGCGAGGAGGTCATCGTCCAGCAGAACCCCGAGTGGATAGTCCAAATCGGCCAGTACGGCGTCTACCCGAAGACCGACGCCTACAACGGCACCGCGGCGGTGAAGAACGACCAGGTCATCACGGTCACCAACGAGAACATCAGCCAGCCCGCACCGCGAGTCGTCAACGCCGTGGTGCAGATGGCGAAGGCGTTCCACCCCGAGGCCTACGCGGCGGCCAACGCCACGACGACGGTCGAGACCACTGACACGACCCAGACGACGACTGAAGCGCCCGAGACGACCACCGAAGAGGGTGCGATGCAGGCGGACACGACGACTGCGACCGCGACCGACAGTTCGTCGGGGAGCATCCCCGGGTTCGGCGTCTCCGCGACGCTCGCGCGCTCGCCGGTGCGGCCCTGCTCGCGCGTCGTCCCTGAACGCGCTGTTCCGTTCGCTGTTTTCCTAAGGTGTTTAACGGCCGGGGAGAGACGTTGA
- the btuC gene encoding vitamin B12 ABC transporter permease BtuC, whose amino-acid sequence MRQGARVVGWSSGLAAALGVVVVVSAAVGPVPIDYLVVAKVLLNALAVPAGVGVADRTLRIAGLAVTMPVPTVEFAPIFHFAAPDTARTIVMTLRLPRIALGAVVGLALSTAGVVMQGFFRNPMADPSIIGVSSGAAVGAVATIALPLAVPFSLPTAAFVGAIAAAFGVYVLATEDGRTPVATLLLAGVAVQTFLGAVVSFLLLQTGESMERAVFWLMGHLHLASWEDVRLVLPVAVLGFAVLMAYARDLNVLLLGEEDAHALGVEVEWTKRLLLAVASVMTGAAVAVTGVIGFVGLVVPHVMRLLVGPDHRILLPTSALAGATFLVATDTVARSGTAELPVGIVTAFLGAPFFLYLLRKREVHAL is encoded by the coding sequence ATGCGACAGGGTGCGCGAGTCGTCGGATGGTCGTCCGGACTAGCCGCCGCGCTGGGGGTCGTGGTGGTGGTGAGCGCGGCCGTCGGCCCGGTGCCCATCGACTACCTCGTGGTGGCGAAGGTGTTGCTGAACGCGCTCGCAGTACCCGCGGGGGTCGGCGTCGCCGACCGGACGCTCCGAATCGCGGGACTCGCCGTCACGATGCCCGTGCCGACCGTCGAGTTCGCGCCGATATTTCACTTCGCCGCGCCCGATACCGCCCGGACCATCGTGATGACGCTCCGCCTGCCACGAATCGCGCTCGGGGCGGTCGTCGGACTGGCGCTCTCGACCGCTGGCGTCGTCATGCAGGGGTTCTTCCGGAACCCGATGGCCGACCCCTCGATAATCGGGGTCTCGTCGGGCGCGGCGGTGGGCGCGGTGGCGACCATCGCGCTCCCGCTGGCGGTCCCCTTCTCGCTCCCGACCGCCGCCTTCGTCGGCGCTATCGCGGCCGCGTTCGGAGTCTACGTGCTGGCGACGGAGGACGGCCGGACGCCGGTCGCCACCCTCCTGCTGGCGGGCGTGGCGGTCCAGACGTTCCTCGGCGCGGTGGTCTCGTTCCTGCTCCTCCAGACGGGCGAGAGCATGGAGCGGGCGGTGTTCTGGCTGATGGGCCACCTCCACCTCGCGTCGTGGGAGGACGTGCGACTCGTCCTCCCGGTCGCGGTCCTCGGATTCGCGGTCCTGATGGCCTACGCCCGGGACCTGAACGTCCTCCTGCTCGGCGAGGAGGACGCTCACGCGCTCGGCGTGGAGGTTGAGTGGACCAAGCGCCTCCTGCTGGCGGTCGCCAGCGTGATGACTGGCGCGGCGGTGGCAGTCACGGGCGTCATCGGCTTCGTCGGTCTGGTGGTGCCCCACGTCATGCGACTGCTGGTCGGCCCGGACCACCGAATCCTGCTCCCCACGTCGGCGCTCGCTGGCGCGACGTTCCTCGTCGCCACCGACACCGTGGCGCGTTCGGGCACGGCGGAACTCCCGGTCGGCATCGTGACCGCGTTCCTCGGCGCGCCGTTCTTCCTCTACCTGCTCCGCAAGCGGGAGGTGCACGCGCTGTGA